In Paenibacillus algicola, a genomic segment contains:
- a CDS encoding ABC transporter substrate-binding protein yields the protein MKKRNILLLLLTFVLILSGCTVQTKDEGQSTPAPDNNAEQPANTTAPTIEVLGMSANEADLNIIRDQLTKNGFNVKLNIQPDYGSFKSQQDAGNYDVSMSSWTTVTGNPDYAVRSLFTTGGDYSIMSDEEVDQLINQASTQSPEDAVETYKQLEQVLVESKAYIAPLYISLKSQALNKDVLNPESVRLSKSRSLPWEDIDFNDTSKRDQEPLILSQTIPTLTSLDPIKGNDGSINIINTNMNVRLINLTDDDKITSEGSLSYNHSIAEGNSDYYFILRDDINFAKVEDKLAVDSGERVGADDVVFSMNRAKNKDSVPDHRTYTLHEHIQDVEVVEDLASLDAVKVAGSDETVRQALENGLDTPIASLVTDKNQASTKDGKYQVIKLTTTEPFPQVLNYLAHQSAGIVSKKQVESINTYDVAKFDVNKDIPYGDQNTVTEGDQYNNTLYASGPYILSYKNDYEAVFYKNPGYMTGTDHEPNINQVKVRFIQDADSTLAALRSGEIHLFYSVPETKYDVVRSDSKLELQTVQSNAVAYLLFNTANRDVAKSEDLRKAVLHSINQDEFLAYYKNNKEKAYSTLSPLVNTGNELKADPAKVKEFLANYQNSK from the coding sequence ATGAAGAAAAGAAACATCCTGCTTCTTCTGCTCACCTTTGTGCTGATCCTGAGCGGCTGCACCGTTCAGACGAAAGACGAGGGTCAATCTACGCCTGCTCCAGATAACAATGCCGAGCAGCCTGCCAATACCACAGCACCAACCATCGAAGTGCTGGGGATGAGCGCCAATGAAGCGGACCTCAATATCATCCGCGACCAGCTTACCAAGAACGGCTTTAACGTGAAGCTGAACATTCAGCCGGACTACGGCAGCTTCAAAAGCCAGCAGGACGCCGGTAATTATGATGTGTCTATGTCCAGCTGGACGACCGTAACCGGGAACCCGGACTATGCAGTACGCTCCCTGTTCACCACTGGCGGCGACTACAGCATTATGTCTGATGAAGAAGTGGATCAGCTGATCAACCAGGCATCCACTCAAAGCCCGGAAGATGCAGTAGAAACGTACAAGCAGCTGGAGCAGGTGCTCGTTGAGAGCAAGGCCTATATTGCACCGCTGTACATTTCATTGAAAAGCCAGGCACTGAACAAGGATGTTCTGAATCCGGAGTCGGTACGCCTGTCGAAATCCCGCTCCCTGCCTTGGGAAGATATTGACTTTAACGATACGTCCAAGCGCGACCAGGAGCCTCTCATTTTGTCCCAGACGATCCCTACGCTGACTTCCTTGGATCCGATCAAGGGCAATGACGGCTCGATCAATATTATTAACACGAATATGAACGTACGCCTGATTAACCTGACCGATGACGACAAGATTACGTCCGAAGGCTCGCTGTCTTACAACCACAGCATTGCTGAAGGTAACAGCGATTACTACTTCATTCTGCGGGATGACATCAACTTCGCGAAGGTAGAAGACAAGCTGGCTGTAGATTCGGGAGAGCGTGTCGGTGCCGATGATGTTGTGTTCTCCATGAACCGTGCCAAGAACAAGGATTCGGTGCCAGATCACCGCACCTATACCCTGCATGAGCATATTCAGGATGTAGAGGTTGTAGAGGATCTTGCTTCCCTGGATGCCGTAAAGGTAGCCGGCAGTGACGAAACAGTTCGTCAGGCACTGGAGAACGGCCTGGATACCCCAATCGCTTCTCTCGTGACAGACAAGAATCAAGCCAGCACCAAGGACGGCAAATATCAGGTCATCAAGCTGACGACCACCGAGCCGTTCCCGCAAGTCCTGAATTACCTGGCTCACCAATCCGCAGGGATTGTATCCAAGAAGCAGGTTGAAAGCATCAACACCTATGATGTTGCTAAATTTGATGTGAACAAGGACATCCCTTACGGCGATCAGAACACGGTAACCGAAGGCGATCAGTATAATAACACCCTGTATGCCAGCGGTCCTTACATTCTGTCGTACAAGAATGACTACGAAGCTGTGTTCTACAAAAACCCTGGTTACATGACAGGTACCGACCATGAGCCGAACATCAATCAGGTGAAGGTACGCTTCATTCAGGATGCAGACAGCACACTGGCGGCATTGCGCAGCGGAGAGATTCATCTGTTCTACTCCGTTCCTGAAACGAAGTATGATGTTGTCCGTAGCGACAGCAAGCTGGAGCTGCAGACGGTTCAAAGCAATGCCGTAGCCTACCTGCTCTTCAACACGGCGAACCGTGATGTAGCGAAGAGCGAGGATCTGCGCAAAGCGGTTCTGCATTCCATCAATCAGGACGAGTTCCTTGCCTACTACAAGAACAACAAGGAAAAAGCCTACTCCACACTCAGCCCGCTCGTGAACACGGGCAATGAGCTGAAAGCCGATCCGGCGAAAGTGAAGGAATTCCTTGCGAACTATCAGAATTCGAAGTAA
- a CDS encoding ABC transporter permease, translating into MDVKEAAGFSRTINHITSTYRKILLNPSYKYLFLLLGAPVHLVVFFVYMIQRNHDAYTAVVNRLRNEWLSSGYHLKLQEEIQDQLRRKAEFFQQQLSSEKLKRETERLAEQKFQEQLHDEAIKEMQLNGQSRLTFADTFESLIRRSAFFAISWIPGLLMYLMIILYSYPLLKFISERLVMTWFVILGVSVLVFSILYMSPMNPAANILGVTATQEQIEAFNRLHGLDQSYWAQLWNTLKGIFTFDLGKSFSGNEQVTDSIARKFPITLTLTVISLLIAMIIAIPIGIISATRKNSFWDYSFMFIALLGLSIPNFWQGLIFILGFSINLKWLPATYSPGNWLSMIMPVIVLGTALTASVARMTRSSTLEVIHEDYILTAKAKGISSRQVLRRHAVRNALIPIVTVIGLQFGAMLGGAAVTEKVFNISGIGGYIVDKQFIPDIPAVMGGVVYTAITISIVNVMIDMMYAFLDPRIRSRMKQY; encoded by the coding sequence TTCATATAAATACCTCTTTCTCTTGTTAGGAGCTCCGGTTCATCTGGTTGTCTTCTTTGTTTATATGATTCAGAGAAATCATGACGCTTATACCGCCGTGGTTAACAGACTGCGAAACGAGTGGTTATCCTCCGGCTATCATCTGAAGCTGCAGGAGGAGATCCAGGATCAGTTGCGGCGTAAGGCTGAATTTTTTCAACAGCAGCTCTCTTCGGAGAAGCTGAAACGCGAGACCGAGCGGCTCGCGGAACAGAAGTTCCAGGAACAGCTACATGACGAGGCGATCAAGGAAATGCAGCTTAACGGGCAAAGCCGGTTAACTTTTGCGGACACGTTTGAATCCTTGATCCGCAGGTCGGCTTTTTTTGCAATTTCATGGATTCCAGGCTTGCTCATGTATCTGATGATCATTCTGTACAGCTATCCCTTGCTGAAGTTTATCTCAGAGCGGCTTGTTATGACGTGGTTCGTCATCCTTGGAGTGTCGGTGCTGGTGTTCAGCATTCTCTATATGTCGCCGATGAATCCGGCCGCCAACATCTTAGGTGTGACCGCGACTCAGGAACAGATCGAGGCCTTCAACCGCCTACACGGTCTGGATCAGTCATATTGGGCGCAGCTGTGGAACACACTAAAGGGAATATTCACCTTCGACCTGGGGAAATCCTTCTCCGGAAATGAACAAGTGACCGACAGTATTGCAAGGAAATTTCCGATTACGCTGACGCTGACCGTGATTTCCCTGCTCATCGCGATGATCATTGCCATTCCAATCGGAATCATATCGGCGACCCGGAAGAATTCGTTCTGGGATTACTCCTTTATGTTCATCGCCCTTCTGGGATTGTCGATTCCGAACTTCTGGCAGGGCTTGATCTTCATTCTGGGCTTCTCCATTAATCTGAAGTGGCTGCCGGCAACCTACAGCCCTGGGAACTGGCTCTCTATGATCATGCCGGTCATTGTGCTGGGCACCGCGCTTACAGCCTCCGTTGCCCGAATGACACGCTCCTCAACCCTGGAGGTCATTCATGAGGACTATATCCTGACCGCCAAGGCGAAAGGTATCAGCAGCCGGCAGGTCCTGCGCCGGCATGCGGTGCGCAACGCGCTCATTCCGATTGTTACTGTCATCGGTCTTCAGTTCGGAGCGATGCTCGGAGGCGCCGCTGTCACGGAGAAGGTATTTAATATTAGCGGGATCGGCGGCTATATTGTAGACAAGCAGTTTATACCCGACATCCCGGCCGTTATGGGCGGTGTCGTATACACAGCCATCACGATTTCGATTGTAAATGTGATGATTGATATGATGTATGCGTTCCTGGATCCGCGGATCCGTTCCCGGATGAAGCAGTACTGA
- a CDS encoding C39 family peptidase — MKSSKVLKLVISSLIISGTGFYHVNAQENVMDYHHEENMTINNPGNESTGAVKDDLTLTPETEEYWRKQAEAKDMEIMLNNHSEENATPINTGKETGAMKDDPTLTPETEEYWKKQAEAKDKEILMTMPLIQSQLNGSIGIQAVYTVGVPNYQQETSYWCGPAAVRQTLAFHKNKSNSTQSLPSQTTLASLAGTSTDGSTTTGLAKALNNYNGTFGSFVYVAADITTAGSASAAFDLFKSRVTSPIINETYAPIVLLETVYLDRYSGRGIRHYNTVSGWNNTAGQLRLVDPHNNNQYLGTFWDPMGSGSSNGVFRAVYNADLNGTNKAMVY, encoded by the coding sequence ATGAAATCATCAAAAGTACTAAAACTTGTAATCTCTTCACTGATTATATCGGGAACAGGCTTTTATCATGTTAATGCTCAGGAAAATGTGATGGATTATCATCATGAAGAGAACATGACCATAAATAATCCAGGAAATGAATCCACAGGGGCAGTGAAAGACGACTTAACTCTGACCCCTGAGACGGAAGAGTATTGGAGAAAGCAAGCAGAAGCTAAAGATATGGAAATCATGCTCAATAATCATAGTGAAGAAAACGCGACCCCAATTAATACAGGAAAAGAGACAGGGGCCATGAAAGACGACCCTACTCTAACACCAGAGACTGAGGAGTATTGGAAGAAGCAAGCGGAAGCTAAAGACAAGGAAATATTGATGACCATGCCATTAATTCAATCACAACTAAATGGCTCTATTGGAATCCAAGCAGTATATACAGTTGGAGTTCCTAATTACCAGCAAGAAACTTCCTATTGGTGCGGTCCTGCTGCAGTGAGGCAAACCTTAGCATTTCACAAAAACAAAAGTAATTCTACGCAAAGTTTACCGAGTCAGACAACTTTAGCCTCTTTAGCAGGTACTTCTACAGATGGCTCTACAACAACTGGTCTCGCAAAGGCTTTAAACAATTACAATGGCACCTTCGGGTCGTTCGTTTATGTGGCGGCTGATATTACAACTGCAGGATCTGCAAGTGCTGCATTTGACCTTTTTAAAAGCAGAGTTACATCTCCCATAATTAATGAAACTTATGCGCCTATCGTCTTACTTGAAACGGTATACCTTGACCGTTACTCAGGAAGAGGTATCAGGCATTATAATACAGTTAGCGGTTGGAATAACACTGCGGGTCAATTAAGACTAGTTGATCCACATAACAATAATCAGTACTTAGGAACATTCTGGGATCCTATGGGTTCAGGAAGCTCAAATGGTGTCTTTAGAGCTGTATATAATGCTGATCTTAATGGTACCAATAAAGCAATGGTATATTAA
- a CDS encoding ABC transporter permease, protein MIKKNLQQSQQDRFRLKSSPEYSQANFTWVVSLALALVLLLNSFAWGSLEVRPVILVLFILYTLFTLGQGALTYQIRRDLTRHGEIRPATRRWGYAGLLSLLTGNVFLTVASFNLIKKQKSPEYTISVYMLLTQIFVIALSSLNMFKPYVSNGFLPGMGILIAVTVFHLTALLLVAKYAHQHVLPARLKWLALPLLLTAATGNLFAVVLGLSLLSKIRRSANPGATRWADVWIKITSNHTAMLGMFFIIFLFTISVSSLLTFEYSFAVDNNYSAILQSPSLTYPLGTDDFGRCLYSRIVFGARISLIVGFMSTLIPVIIGGILGAISGYYGRHTDNIIMRALDILYAIPGILLAIAIIAAFGANTFNLIIALSVGAIPTYARTMRANVLMVSTYEYVDAARAFGSSHLSIIFKHIVPNSLAPMIVKSTLTIGGAVIATSSLSYLGLGVEPHIPEWGNILKIGSTYLETNSYLAIYPGLAIIALVLSFNFLGDGLRDALDPKLD, encoded by the coding sequence ATGATCAAGAAGAACTTACAACAATCGCAGCAGGACCGGTTCCGCCTGAAATCCTCACCCGAGTATTCCCAGGCGAACTTCACTTGGGTCGTCTCCCTGGCTTTAGCCCTTGTATTGCTGCTAAACAGCTTTGCATGGGGCAGCCTGGAGGTTCGCCCTGTGATCCTGGTATTATTCATCCTATACACCCTGTTCACCTTGGGGCAGGGAGCACTAACCTACCAAATCCGGCGAGATCTCACCCGGCATGGAGAGATCAGGCCGGCAACAAGAAGATGGGGATACGCCGGCCTGCTCAGCCTGCTGACAGGCAATGTGTTTCTGACGGTGGCTTCCTTCAACCTGATCAAGAAGCAGAAGAGTCCGGAATATACGATTTCGGTATATATGCTTCTGACTCAGATCTTCGTCATCGCGCTATCGTCTCTAAATATGTTCAAACCGTACGTATCGAATGGGTTCTTGCCCGGTATGGGCATACTGATTGCCGTTACCGTGTTTCATCTGACGGCGCTGCTCCTCGTCGCCAAGTATGCCCATCAGCATGTGCTTCCTGCCAGATTGAAATGGCTGGCACTGCCGTTGCTGCTAACCGCAGCTACCGGTAATTTGTTCGCCGTTGTGCTGGGGCTTAGCCTGCTATCCAAAATCCGCCGTAGTGCGAATCCCGGGGCTACCCGCTGGGCCGATGTCTGGATCAAAATTACGAGCAACCACACAGCAATGCTCGGCATGTTCTTCATTATATTTCTGTTCACGATTTCCGTCAGCAGCCTGCTGACCTTTGAATATAGCTTTGCTGTAGACAATAATTACAGTGCCATTCTGCAGTCGCCGTCACTGACCTATCCACTGGGAACGGATGACTTTGGACGCTGTCTGTACTCCCGAATTGTCTTTGGCGCACGGATCTCGCTCATTGTGGGATTTATGTCGACACTGATTCCTGTTATTATTGGAGGCATCCTGGGTGCCATTTCCGGCTACTATGGCCGTCATACTGACAATATCATCATGCGGGCGCTTGATATTTTGTATGCTATCCCAGGCATCCTGCTCGCCATTGCGATCATTGCTGCGTTCGGGGCAAATACGTTCAACTTGATTATCGCGCTGAGTGTCGGAGCGATTCCGACCTATGCCCGGACGATGAGAGCGAACGTGCTGATGGTTTCCACCTATGAATATGTGGATGCGGCGCGGGCCTTTGGCTCCAGCCATCTATCGATCATCTTCAAGCACATTGTCCCGAATTCACTGGCCCCCATGATTGTCAAATCTACCTTAACCATTGGTGGAGCGGTCATTGCTACAAGTAGTCTGAGCTACCTCGGACTGGGTGTAGAGCCCCACATTCCGGAATGGGGCAATATTCTGAAGATCGGAAGCACGTATCTGGAGACGAACTCGTACCTGGCCATTTATCCCGGCCTGGCTATTATCGCTCTTGTGCTCTCCTTTAACTTCCTCGGCGACGGACTGCGCGATGCGCTGGACCCGAAGCTGGACTAA
- a CDS encoding DUF3298 and DUF4163 domain-containing protein: protein MSLYEPPVQIQTLTYRTPNALIQYPQVRGLASQQAEHKINHNIVMALQEMERQQQSVQSGSNPEMTVHFEIKTNERGILSLMLSNYTYSTPMAHGYTVAKGLTFCTATGQLYRLGDLFKPGSNYEAVLAAEVKRQIKERDLPVLDNSVTVQSDQDFYLADKALVLFYPLYAITPYYVGLPMFPISVYSLQPIIAEDGPLAVLTAGVV, encoded by the coding sequence ATGAGCTTATATGAACCGCCGGTGCAGATTCAAACCTTAACCTACAGAACGCCGAATGCGCTTATTCAGTACCCACAAGTCCGGGGGCTTGCCAGCCAGCAGGCCGAGCATAAGATCAACCATAACATTGTAATGGCTCTGCAGGAAATGGAGCGGCAGCAGCAGAGCGTTCAGAGCGGCAGCAATCCAGAGATGACCGTACATTTTGAGATCAAGACGAATGAACGCGGCATCCTCAGCCTGATGCTCAGTAATTATACGTATTCCACGCCTATGGCTCATGGGTATACTGTGGCCAAAGGCCTGACCTTCTGCACAGCAACCGGGCAGCTGTACCGTCTGGGTGATTTATTTAAGCCAGGCTCCAATTATGAAGCCGTATTGGCCGCCGAGGTAAAGCGACAGATTAAGGAGCGGGATCTGCCCGTGCTGGACAATTCGGTTACCGTGCAGTCTGATCAGGATTTTTATCTGGCCGATAAAGCCCTGGTGCTCTTTTATCCGCTGTATGCGATCACTCCCTACTATGTCGGCTTACCCATGTTCCCCATCTCGGTGTACAGCCTCCAGCCGATCATCGCGGAGGATGGACCGCTGGCTGTGTTAACGGCGGGTGTGGTTTAG
- a CDS encoding beta-mannosidase, whose protein sequence is MNLNKMLIQDWTFREVGRQEWLPAKVPGCVHTDLLHNGQIRDPFYGTNEHDLQWIDKKDWEYKTVIEVTEEMYAEQQLDLVFEGLDTYANVYLNETQVLSADNMFRSWRIKVKSLLKMGSNTLRIVFRSPIQEDLPKLEALGYPLPATNDQSEVGGLGEKKLSIFARKAPYHYGWDWGPRFVTSGIWRPVSLEAWSGVRISDVFIRQDEVSAPLARLTAQVTFETDASFSGILTVKTEDSRWSKELQVSAGKHTAELPLDIEQPKLWWSRGLGEPHLYTFKAELKGAQTSAEASVRTGLRSAKLIRKKDQEGTSFYIELNGTPVFAKGANHIPNDSFQTEVTTERYRHEIASAAESNMNMLRVWGGGIYEEAAFYELCDEYGMMVWQDFMFACSMYPGDPTFLESVKLEAEDNVVRLRNHPSIVLWCGNNEIDTAWSHYDEHGGWGWKKDYSAAQRERIWKDYEAIFHEVLPKAVSSYAPGMDYWPSSPMVSLTGDISQHAHSSTTSGDIHYWGVWHNTEPFSNYEVHVGRFMSEYGFQSFPEPRTVRTYAEESDMELESKVMLAHQKNGAGNRLIKSYMDQYMNEPKDFEAFLHMSQMLQADAMKTAIEAHRRRMPYCMGTLYWQMNDCWPVASWAGMDYLGRWKALQYTAKRCFRDLSLIVHHQEGEQRLEVYGVSDLREETAGHLELCLMDLQGNVLWRDQLDILVQAQQSSILYEIDAAELLSGQEAGRVVLQAELKQQDMLLDSKTFYFVHDRDLQLEQSEISVTAITENGQPAYRLECRTLARHVWLTTEQEGIFSDNDFDLVPGQPKVVTFSRRSEGAAPFEPASAREIQVLSMVDCIQTVSPVR, encoded by the coding sequence ATGAACTTGAACAAGATGCTTATTCAAGACTGGACATTTAGAGAAGTAGGGAGACAGGAATGGCTGCCTGCGAAGGTGCCGGGCTGTGTTCATACTGATTTACTGCATAATGGCCAGATTAGAGATCCTTTCTATGGTACAAATGAGCATGATTTGCAGTGGATTGACAAGAAGGACTGGGAGTATAAAACCGTCATTGAGGTCACAGAGGAAATGTACGCTGAGCAGCAGCTGGATCTGGTATTTGAAGGCTTGGACACGTATGCGAATGTATATTTGAACGAAACTCAGGTGCTCTCGGCCGATAACATGTTTCGATCCTGGAGAATCAAGGTGAAATCTCTCCTCAAGATGGGCAGCAACACACTGCGCATTGTATTTCGTTCTCCGATTCAAGAGGATCTGCCGAAGCTCGAAGCCTTGGGCTACCCGTTACCGGCTACCAATGACCAGTCTGAGGTGGGCGGTCTTGGCGAGAAGAAGCTTAGCATTTTTGCACGAAAAGCGCCCTATCACTACGGCTGGGACTGGGGTCCGCGGTTTGTGACCTCCGGAATCTGGAGACCGGTCTCGCTGGAGGCCTGGTCTGGCGTTCGCATCAGCGACGTGTTCATCCGGCAGGATGAGGTATCGGCCCCGCTTGCCCGCCTTACAGCACAGGTAACCTTTGAGACGGATGCTTCGTTCAGTGGTATCCTGACGGTAAAGACGGAGGACAGCCGCTGGTCAAAAGAGCTTCAGGTGAGTGCGGGGAAGCATACGGCAGAGCTCCCACTGGATATAGAGCAGCCGAAGCTATGGTGGTCCAGAGGCTTGGGCGAGCCTCATCTGTACACCTTTAAGGCGGAGCTGAAGGGAGCACAGACATCGGCAGAAGCTTCAGTACGCACCGGACTGCGCAGCGCCAAGCTGATTCGGAAGAAGGATCAGGAGGGCACATCCTTTTACATCGAGCTGAACGGAACGCCAGTGTTTGCCAAGGGGGCAAACCATATTCCCAATGACAGCTTCCAAACAGAGGTTACGACAGAGCGCTATCGTCATGAGATTGCCTCGGCCGCAGAGTCCAATATGAACATGCTTCGCGTCTGGGGCGGCGGCATTTATGAAGAGGCAGCCTTCTACGAGCTGTGCGACGAGTACGGCATGATGGTGTGGCAGGATTTCATGTTTGCATGCAGTATGTATCCGGGCGACCCCACTTTCCTCGAAAGTGTGAAGCTTGAAGCAGAGGATAATGTCGTGCGGCTGCGCAATCACCCTTCGATCGTGCTATGGTGCGGCAATAATGAAATTGACACCGCTTGGTCGCATTATGATGAGCATGGTGGCTGGGGCTGGAAGAAGGATTACAGCGCAGCGCAGCGGGAGCGGATCTGGAAGGATTATGAGGCTATTTTTCACGAGGTGCTGCCGAAGGCCGTTTCTTCTTATGCGCCGGGCATGGATTACTGGCCGTCTTCTCCGATGGTCTCACTCACCGGCGACATCAGTCAGCATGCGCATTCCAGCACCACGAGCGGAGACATTCACTACTGGGGTGTGTGGCATAACACGGAGCCGTTTAGCAATTATGAGGTGCATGTCGGCCGATTCATGAGCGAGTACGGATTTCAGTCCTTCCCGGAGCCGCGCACCGTCCGCACTTATGCTGAGGAAAGCGATATGGAGCTGGAGTCCAAGGTCATGCTGGCCCACCAGAAGAACGGCGCCGGCAACCGCTTGATCAAGAGCTATATGGATCAGTACATGAATGAGCCCAAGGATTTCGAAGCCTTCCTTCATATGAGCCAGATGCTGCAGGCTGATGCAATGAAGACGGCCATTGAAGCTCATCGCCGCCGGATGCCATACTGCATGGGGACACTATACTGGCAGATGAATGACTGCTGGCCTGTTGCTTCCTGGGCAGGCATGGATTACCTAGGACGCTGGAAGGCGCTGCAGTATACAGCCAAGCGCTGCTTCCGCGATCTGAGCCTCATTGTACATCATCAGGAGGGGGAGCAGAGGCTGGAAGTGTATGGGGTGTCTGATCTGCGCGAGGAAACGGCGGGTCACCTTGAGCTGTGTCTGATGGATCTTCAAGGTAACGTGCTGTGGCGTGATCAGCTGGACATTCTTGTGCAGGCGCAGCAGTCGAGCATTCTGTACGAGATTGATGCCGCTGAGCTCCTGTCCGGGCAAGAGGCCGGAAGGGTAGTGCTGCAGGCAGAGCTGAAGCAGCAGGACATGCTGCTTGACAGCAAGACATTCTATTTCGTCCACGATCGTGATCTTCAGCTGGAACAGTCTGAAATCAGTGTGACAGCAATTACCGAGAACGGGCAGCCAGCGTATCGCCTGGAGTGCCGTACCCTAGCCCGCCATGTGTGGCTCACCACGGAGCAGGAGGGAATCTTCAGCGATAATGATTTTGATCTTGTTCCAGGCCAGCCGAAGGTGGTCACCTTCTCCCGTCGCAGTGAAGGAGCAGCTCCATTCGAGCCGGCATCGGCGAGAGAGATTCAGGTACTGTCGATGGTGGACTGCATTCAGACGGTAAGTCCGGTTCGTTAA